Proteins co-encoded in one Gadus morhua chromosome 6, gadMor3.0, whole genome shotgun sequence genomic window:
- the LOC115546115 gene encoding myb-related transcription factor, partner of profilin-like gives MDKARKKNFSECEVEVLISEVEARNKILFGSLSSGISTKTKKLAWESVAKSVNEVGAESRTVADIKKKWSDIKVDVKKKVSAHRRSVGQTGSGAGVGELALFEQRVAAVLGDRLLFGVVPPAEGDSDLAQDPTEDSQGPSGAQLMVPEEDPQPGVSGVSVSTAHCPPSAASGKGRVLTRAVLDSQEEIVKGIQEMNSNLKEITEALQAISLTFKELVKK, from the exons ATGGATAAAGCAAGAAAGAAGAACTTTAGCGAATGCGAGGTGGAAGTGCTGATTTCGGAGGTAGAGGCCAGAAATAAAATCTTGTTTGGCTCTCTTTCCTCCGGAATCAgcactaaaacaaaaaaactggcGTGGGAATCGGTAGCAAAATCTGTTAATGAGGTTGGGGCGGAAAGCCGAACTGTGgcggatataaaaaaaaagtggtcggACATAAAAGTTGATGTCAAAAAAAAGGTCTCTGCCCACCGGAGAAGCGTGGGTCAGACGGGCAGCGGAGCCGGAGTCGGGGAGCTCGCCCTATTCGAGCAGAGGGTGGCCGCAGTGCTGGGGGATCGGCTCCTTTTTGGCGTGGTCCCGCCAGCCGAAGGGGATTCCGACTTGGCCCAGGATCCCACGGAAG ACAGCCAAGGACCAAGTGGCGCACAGCTGATGGTGCCAGAGGAAGACCCCCAGCCAGGCGTGTCCGGCGTCTCCGTCTCCACTGCCCATTGCCCCCCTTCTGCTGCCAGTGGGAAAGGCCGGGTTTTAACTCGCGCTGTGCTGGACTCGCAGGAGGAGATCGTTAAGGGAATTCAGGAGATGAATTCGAACCTCAAAGAAATAACGGAGGCCTTACAAGCAATTAGTCTCACATTCAAAGAACTAGTTAAAAAATGA
- the LOC115545039 gene encoding uncharacterized protein K02A2.6-like, which produces MDSGCGVTVVNHSVYKTLWGREVPELRSCRVKLKTYTGHKVNVVGAAVVKVQHKQLVENLPLVVVAGSGPSLVGRYWIRRLGLQWKPEPQIHHVRTETPEKAQRRPEPQILQVKDETLGEILGEFGEVFKDELGRFRGPPARIYVDKEAAPRFFKARPVLYAMRGRVEAELDRLLAEKINEPVKYAEWAAPVVPVLKPDDTVRLCGDYKLTVNQISKLEQYPIPRIEDLFAILSGGQKFTKLDLSHAYHQIPLDEEAKKYATVNTHKGLFTYRVLPFGVSSCPAIFQRTMEGLLQGIPRVAIFLDDILLTGKDDKEHLKTLTMVLKQLQEAGLRLKRTKCVFMSEEVIFLGHKVDATGLHPVHEKVEAIREAPSPSNVTELKAYLGLLNYYNKFLPNLSTVLAPVHKLLQKDTKWQWGDAQLAAFEKSKELMQSAQVLVHYDPEKDIVLSCDASPYGVGAVLSHHMPDGTERPIGFTPRTLNTAEKNYSQLDKEGLAVMFGIQRFHKYIYGRKFTIVTDHKPLLSLFNEMKAVPQMASPRIQRWALTLRAYEYTIVYKEGKHHSNADALSRLPLPDTPKVETSEERVHMLESSDITLVTSEQVEAWTDKDPVLSRVREMVRDGWSAKEKGEEFAPYEVRKLELSIQNGCVMWGSRVVVPKPGQGSVMRQLHQCHPGVSRMKALARSYVWWPKLDKDVEDTVKACTTCQEHRNVPAPAPLHPWDWPDKPGSRIHVDYAGPFMGKMFFVLINAHSKWMDVYPVNSATSATTIECLRTSFSNHGLPELLVSDNGTCFISTEFNVFLSKNGIRHVTSAPYHASSNGLAERGVQTFKRMMKKCPEGTLTAKVARVLFSYRVTPHTTTGLSPAELLLGRKLRCTLDSIHPDLNNRVQKKQERQIKDHDKKEKARCFKTGDSVLTQNFSFGPKWIPGIIESVTGPVSYKVMLGDERIVRRHVDQILDQHQIPERGNEKQQTVSTQPNKKDEAWLDAEEVVLSGDQLEEPAATEAVGSSDQRAVANQTPVKRLAEGKLSCPVILKTSS; this is translated from the coding sequence ATGGACTCGGGGTGTGGGGTAACAGTAGTGAACCACTCTGTGTACAAAACCttatgggggagggaggtgccAGAGCTACGCTCCTGTAGAGTGAAGCTTAAAACATATACGGGACATAAAGTAAATGTTGTGGGAGCAGCAGTGGTTAAAGTACAGCATAAACAGCTAGTAGAGAACTTACCATTGGTAGTGGTGGCAGGTTCAGGCCCTAGTCTAGTAGGCAGGTACTGGATTAGGAGGCTAGGTTTACAGTGGAAACCAGAACCCCAGATCCACCATGTTCGGACAGAGACCCCAGAGAAGGCACAGAGGAGACCAGAGCCACAGATACTCCAGGTTAAAGACGAGACCTTGGGGGAGATACTGGGGGAGTTTGGGGAGGTTTTCAAAGACGAACTAGGGAGATTCAGAGGCCCCCCAGCAAGAATATATGTGGACAAGGAAGCAGCCCCCAGGTTTTTTAAAGCCAGACCCGTCCTATACGCCATGAGAGGGAGAGTTGAGGCTGAACTCGACCGTCTCCTTGCTGAGAAGATAAATGAACCAGTAAAATATGCTGAGTGGGCAGCGCCGGTGGTCCCTGTGTTGAAGCCAGATGACACAGTAAGGCTATGCGGAGACTACAAACTGACAGTGAACCAGATCTCAAAACTGGAGCAGTATCCAATCCCCAGAATTGAGGACCTGTTTGCCATTCTTTCAGGTGGACAAAAATTTACAAAGTTAGATCTGAGTCATGCCTACCACCAGATTCCATTGGATGAGGAAGCAAAAAAGTATGCAactgtaaatacacacaaaggCTTGTTCACATACAGAGTGCTACCTTTTGGCGTTTCATCATGTCCGGCTATTTTCCAACGTACCATGGAGGGACTACTGCAGGGCATCCCTCGTGTGGCCATCTTCCTGGATGACATCCTGCTGACGGGAAAAGACGACAAAGAGCACCTAAAGACTCTGACTATGGTGCTGAAACAGCTACAGGAGGCCGGTCTACGGCTCAAGAGGACcaagtgtgtgttcatgagtgaGGAAGTGATATTTTTGGGTCACAAAGTGGATGCAACAGGACTGCatccagtgcatgagaaggtgGAAGCAATCAGAGAGGCACCATCACCTTCAAATGTGACAGAGTTGAAGGCATATCTGGGACTGTTAAACTATTACAACAAGTTCCTACCAAATCTGTCTACTGTCCTTGCTCCGGTGCACAAACTGCTACAAAAAGACACAAAGTGGCAGTGGGGAGATGCACAACTAGCAGCCTTTGAAAAATCTAAAGAACTCATGCAGTCAGCTCAGGTGCTTGTGCATTACGATCCAGAGAAGGACATTGTGCTGTCATGTGATGCGTCACCATATGGGGTAGGTGCCGTACTGTCACACCACATGCCAGATGGAACTGAAAGACCCATAGGTTTCACCCCACGAACACTAAACACAGCAGAAAAAAACTACTCACAACTGGATAAGGAAGGGCTCGCTGTGATGTTTGGAATACAACGCTTCCACAAATACATTTATGGACGGAAATTCACTATAGTGACAGACCACAAGCCCTTGTTGTCACTTTTCAATGAGATGAAAGCAGTACCACAAATGGCCTCGCCCAGGATCCAAAGGTGGGCTTTAACACTGCGAGCCTACGAATACACAATAGTGTATAAGGAAGGAAAACATCACAGCAATGCAGACGCTCTCAGCCGCCTTCCTTTGCCAGATACACCAAAAGTGGAGACGTCGGAAGAGAGGGTTCACATGCTGGAGAGCTCTGACATCACGCTTGTGACATCTGAACAAGTGGAAGCATGGACAGACAAAGATCCAGTACTGTCGAGAGTGAGAGAAATGGTTCGCGACGGCTGGTCAGCAAAAGAAAAAGGGGAGGAGTTTGCCCCTTATGAGGTGAGGAAACTTGAACTTAGTATTCAAAATGGCTGTGTAATGTGGGGGTCGAGAGTGGTTGTGCCAAAACCAGGCCAAGGAAGTGTCATGAGACAACTTCATCAATGCCACCCAGGAGTGTCCAGGATGAAAGCATTGGCTAGGAGTTACGTTTGGTGGCCGAAGCTGGACAAAGACGTGGAGGATACAGTAAAGGCCTGTACAACATGTCAGGAGCATCGCAACGTCCCGGCACCAGCTCCGTTACACCCCTGGGATTGGCCCGACAAGCCCGGGAGTCGTATTCACGTGGATTATGCCGGACCGTTCAtgggaaaaatgttttttgtgcTCATAAATGCACATTCAAAATGGATGGACGTGTATCCGGTGAACTCTGCCACTTCAGCCACCACAATTGAGTGCCTGCGTACCAGTTTCAGTAACCATGGACTACCTGAGTTGTTGGTGTCTGATAATGGCACTTGTTTCATCAGCACAGAGTTCAACGTGTTTCTAAGTAAAAATGGAATCCGTCATGTGACCTCTGCACCCTACCATGCCTCCAGTAACGGGTTAGCAGAGAGAGGGGTACAAACATTTAAGAGAATGATGAAAAAATGTCCAGAAGGCACGCTGACAGCTAAAGTAGCCAGAGTGTTATTCAGCTACAGAGtgacaccacacactacaacagGCCTTTCACCAGCAGAGCTGCTTCTCGGGAGGAAGCTACGTTGCACTTTGGATTCAATCCACCCAGACCTAAACAATAGAGTGCAGAAAAAACAAGAAAGACAAATAAAAGATCACgacaaaaaggaaaaagcacGCTGTTTTAAAACAGGAGATTCAGTGCTGACCCAGAACTTCAGTTTTGGACCCAAGTGGATTCCAGGAATCATTGAGTCAGTGACGGGACCAGTGTCATACAAGGTGATGCTGGGTGATGAGAGAATAGTGAGGAGACATGTGGATCAGATTCTTGATCAACACCAGATACCAGAAAGGggcaatgaaaaacaacagacaGTTTCAACTCAGCCCAACAAAAAAGATGAAGCATGGCTGGATGCTGAGGAGGTTGTGCTCAGTGGTGACCAGTTGGAAGAGCCAGCAGCAACAGAAGCTGTAGGAAGTTCAGACCAAAGAGCTGTGGCAAACCAAACTCCAGTGAAGCGACTGGCCGAAGGGAAACTAAGTTGCCCAGTTATCTTAAAGACTTCCAGTTGA